The Lycium barbarum isolate Lr01 chromosome 12, ASM1917538v2, whole genome shotgun sequence genome includes a region encoding these proteins:
- the LOC132622391 gene encoding cell number regulator 2 isoform X1, with product MDVFEKTEMEEQDEGQRLLSEGVTVVDFDMLCSTVAMQAQKGQWVKLNLNNDGGNEEYDYGGGVLRMWEGELFCDCLEDRRIAIQSVCCPWYRFGKNMKRAGFGSCFVQGSVYLILTLVALLSMLAFIVTKKHCFLYIGGAFIISVGLYMGYHRTKMRNKFNIRGDSSLDDCIFHLTCPCCTLSQEARTLEMNNVQDGIWHGRGDTICIGSYSELGKTPFELSPPAIVSTKS from the exons atgGATGTGTTCGAAAAGACAGAAATGGAGGAACAGGATGAAGGACAGAGGTTGTTGTCGGAAGGGGTGACGGTTGTTGattttgatatgttatgttcAACGGTGGCGATGCAAGCACAAAAGGGACAGTGGGTCAAGTTGAATTTGAACAATGATGGGGGTAATGAAGAATATGATTACGGTGGAGGTGTTTTAAGGATGTGGGAAGGCGAGCTTTTCTGTGATTGTCTTGAGGATCGTCGCATCGCTATTCAATCCGTTTG CTGCCCATGGTACAGATTTGGAAAGAATATGAAACGCGCTGGTTTTGGTTCCTGCTTTGTTCAG GgctctgtatatttgattctCACTCTTGTTGCTCTCCTGAGCATGTTGGCATTCATTGTCACGAAGAAGCACTGCTTTCTCTACATTGGTGGTGCTTTTATAATCTCAGTTGGATTATATATGGGTTATCACCGCACAAAAATGAGAAACAAGTTCAATATCAGA GGTGATAGTTCTTTGGATGATTGCATCTTCCATTTGACCTGTCCATGCTGCACCTTATCTCAG GAAGCTAGAACATTAGAGATGAACAATGTCCAAGACGGCATTTGGCATGGTAGAGGTGATACCATATGCATAGGAAGTTATTCTGAACTTGGCAAGACTCCATTTGAGCTAAGCCCGCCTGCTATTGTGTCAACAAAGTCCTGA
- the LOC132621451 gene encoding E3 ubiquitin-protein ligase CSU1 produces the protein MPQRHSKNNNDLAFFTYDEKRKLGYGTQKERLGKDSIKPFDACSLCLKPFIDPLCCQKGHIFCKECILECLLSQKKDIQRKLAAHSGQQKQEKEEEEETLMLQKARELEAFDQQNHGPVPQYSDKNYNRDKNGFHGANSVKATSYEEEALRTMKAFWLPSATPDAPAKVEAPSTCTTCPEGKENIKMKNLFPINFTEDTSAQKKHKSLDKSFICPSCKVTLTNTLSLVALNTCGHVFCKKCAEKFVAVDKVCVVCDKPCKDRNLVNVKKGGTGFAAHGDNLEAKDFKHLGSGSGLGLVRPAQKT, from the exons ATGCCGCAGAGACACTCAAAGAACAACAACGATCTCGCTTTCTTCACATACGATGAGAAGCGAAAGTTAGGGTACGGAACACAGAAGGAGAGGCTTGGAAAAGACTCTATTAAGCCCTTCGATGCTTGTTCTCTTTGCTTAAAACCCTTCATTGATCCATTGTGTTGCCAGAAAGGACATATCTTTTGCaaagaatgtattcttgaatgcCTTTTGTCCCAAAAAAAGGATATCCAAAG AAAGTTAGCTGCTCATTCTGGTCAGCAGAAGcaagaaaaagaagaggaagaggagacGTTGATGCTGCAGAAAGCCAGGGAGCTTGAAGCATTTGATCAACAAAATCATGGTCCAGTTCCGCAGTACAGCGATAAGAACTACAACAGAGACAAGAATGGATTCCATGGGGCCAACAGCGTGAAGGCCACTTCTTATGAGGAGGAAGCACTTAGAACCATGAAAGCATTTTGGCTGCCCTCTGCAACACCAGATGCACCTGCTAAAGTGGAAGCCCCATCCACATGCACAACTTGTCCTGAAGGGAAGGAAAATATTAAGATGAAAAACCTTTTTCCTATAAACTTTACTGAAGATACCAGTGCACAGAAGAAACACAAGTCTCTTGACAAGAGCTTCATATGTCCCAGTTGCAAGGTCACACTAACCAATACTTTGTCACTTGTAGCACTTAACACTTGTGGACATGTCTTCTGCAAGAAATGTGCAGAGAAATTTGTGGCTGTTGACAAGGTTTGCGTGGTCTGTGACAAACCATGTAAAGATAGAAATCTGGTGAACGTGAAAAAGGGAGGAACAGGGTTTGCTGCCCATGGAGATAATCTTGAAGCAAAAGACTTCAAGCACTTGGGGAGTGGAAGCGGGTTGGGACTAGTGAGGCCTGCCCAAAAGACGTAA
- the LOC132622391 gene encoding uncharacterized protein LOC132622391 isoform X2: protein MDVFEKTEMEEQDEGQRLLSEGVTVVDFDMLCSTVAMQAQKGQWVKLNLNNDGGNEEYDYGGGVLRMWEGELFCDCLEDRRIAIQSVCCPWYRFGKNMKRAGFGSCFVQGDSSLDDCIFHLTCPCCTLSQEARTLEMNNVQDGIWHGRGDTICIGSYSELGKTPFELSPPAIVSTKS, encoded by the exons atgGATGTGTTCGAAAAGACAGAAATGGAGGAACAGGATGAAGGACAGAGGTTGTTGTCGGAAGGGGTGACGGTTGTTGattttgatatgttatgttcAACGGTGGCGATGCAAGCACAAAAGGGACAGTGGGTCAAGTTGAATTTGAACAATGATGGGGGTAATGAAGAATATGATTACGGTGGAGGTGTTTTAAGGATGTGGGAAGGCGAGCTTTTCTGTGATTGTCTTGAGGATCGTCGCATCGCTATTCAATCCGTTTG CTGCCCATGGTACAGATTTGGAAAGAATATGAAACGCGCTGGTTTTGGTTCCTGCTTTGTTCAG GGTGATAGTTCTTTGGATGATTGCATCTTCCATTTGACCTGTCCATGCTGCACCTTATCTCAG GAAGCTAGAACATTAGAGATGAACAATGTCCAAGACGGCATTTGGCATGGTAGAGGTGATACCATATGCATAGGAAGTTATTCTGAACTTGGCAAGACTCCATTTGAGCTAAGCCCGCCTGCTATTGTGTCAACAAAGTCCTGA